The following proteins are encoded in a genomic region of Pseudodesulfovibrio mercurii:
- a CDS encoding electron transport complex protein RnfA: MDYFMLFISAIFINNIVLVQYLGTCPFMGTSKSTDVAIGMGAAVIFVLLMATAFTWPLQHYVLTPYGIGYLQTIVFILVIASLVQFVELFLKKVIPPLHASLGLFLPLITTNCAVMGVAIMVQRSNYSFVKAMAFSLASGVGFLIALVIISAIRERLDVSPVPVVFRGIPVALITAGIMSLVFLAFQGMAA, from the coding sequence ATGGATTACTTCATGCTGTTCATCTCGGCCATCTTCATCAACAACATCGTCCTGGTCCAGTATCTGGGCACCTGCCCGTTCATGGGCACGTCCAAGTCCACGGACGTGGCCATCGGCATGGGCGCGGCGGTCATCTTCGTCCTGCTCATGGCCACGGCCTTCACCTGGCCCCTCCAGCATTACGTGCTGACCCCCTATGGCATCGGCTACCTCCAGACCATCGTGTTCATCCTGGTCATCGCCTCCCTGGTCCAGTTCGTGGAACTGTTCCTGAAGAAGGTCATCCCGCCCCTGCATGCCTCGCTCGGTCTGTTCCTGCCCCTGATCACCACCAACTGCGCGGTCATGGGCGTGGCCATCATGGTCCAGCGCAGCAACTATTCGTTCGTCAAGGCGATGGCCTTCTCCCTTGCCTCTGGAGTCGGCTTCCTCATCGCCCTGGTCATCATCTCCGCCATCCGGGAGCGGCTCGACGTCTCCCCGGTGCCGGTGGTCTTCCGCGGTATTCCGGTGGCGCTCATCACGGCGGGCATCATGTCGCTGGTCTTCCTCGCCTTCCAGGGCATGGCCGCGTAA